Proteins from one Juglans microcarpa x Juglans regia isolate MS1-56 chromosome 6S, Jm3101_v1.0, whole genome shotgun sequence genomic window:
- the LOC121236651 gene encoding aluminum-activated malate transporter 12-like — translation MCTRVHADTEMPMARTGDSTKTNGDWGKRIQKFAQKVERCPGLVWQKMWKLGRDDPRRVIHSLKVGISLTLVSLLYLLEPLFIEIGQNAIWAVMTVVLVLEFTVGATLSKGLNRGFGTLLAGSLAFLIEYIADESGLIFRATFIGAAVFLIGAAATYARFFPFIKKNYDYGVVIFLLTFNLITVSSYRVENVLEIALERLYTIIIGCGICLIMTLLIFPNWSGQDLHNSTVSKLERLAKSIEACVKEYFNENNIEINEDDQSSEDPIYEGYKAVLDSKSIDETLALHASWEPRHSRYCHKFPSQQYLKLGAVLRHFCYTVVALHGCLQTEIQAPKSVRALFKDPCIRLAGEVAKVLMELADSIRKRCHCSPEILSDHLQEALKDLNTAITSQPRLFFGSKINQDSNMLAIAAAAYASQEHQKDSRVSLPSVKTYPSTLLERKNRRVSKQSKEAEWKLLKRLSSKIAITSLEFSEALPFAAFASLLVEMVAKLDHIIEEVEELGRKACFKEYKHGDQIFVVTSERPQIIVDQNNFPSHGEVQLENEYAEIRAEKEASKLSASESVTTCLEVEKRERKFMKKLLAWEKQKTKLQEEIADEKQKIKELQQLLVRITLAQKEVELKWRQELKVKELALAQVEEERHSKEAAEASNKRKLEALRLKIEIDFQRHKDDLQRLEQELSRLKASALTTESHYPLNMISSAYNEGAKPRGETMAKLLHDIYGREDSSDKEANCDRKCMICMKDEVSVVFLPCAHQVLCANCSVGYDKKGNATCPCCRVPIEQRIRVYGASS, via the exons ATGTGTACCAGAGTTCATGCAGACACGGAAATGCCGATGGCCAGAACTGGAGATTCCACTAAAACTAATGGTGATTGGGGGAAACGTATCCAAAAGTTTGCCCAGAAAGTAGAAAGATGTCCTGGTTTGGTGTGGCAAAAGATGTGGAAGTTGGGACGCGATGATCCAAGAAGGGTGATCCACTCTTTGAAAGTTGGTATATCTTTGACGCTGGTTTCGTTGTTATATCTCTTGGAACCACTCTTCATAGAGATCGGACAGAATGCCATTTGGGCTGTCATGACTGTGGTTCTTGTGCTCGAGTTTACAGTAG GGGCAACTTTAAGCAAAGGGCTGAATCGAGGATTTGGTACGCTATTAGCGGGATCATTGGCTTTCTTAATCGAGTACATTGCAGATGAATCTGGCCTGATATTTCGAGCTACTTTCATTGGAGCTGCAGTTTTTCTAATCG GAGCTGCGGCCACATACGCGAGGTTCTTTCCCTTCATAAAGAAGAACTATGACTATGGTGTTGTGATATTTCTCTTGACTTTTAATCTGATAACTGTATCGAGCTACCGTGTTGAGAACGTCTTGGAGATTGCACTTGAGCGCCTCTATACCATTATCATTGGCTGTGGCATCTGCCTGATCATGACTCTGTTGATCTTTCCAAATTGGTCTGGGCAAGACCTCCATAATTCCACCGTGTCCAAGCTTGAAAGGCTAGCAAAATCCATAGAAG CTTGTGTCAAAGAATactttaatgaaaataatatagaaataaacGAGGATGATCAATCTTCAGAGGATCCCATTTACGAAGGTTATAAAGCCGTTTTGGACTCAAAATCCATTGATGAAACGCTG GCATTACATGCAAGTTGGGAGCCAAGGCACTCAAGATACTGTCATAAATTTCCATCACAGCAGTATCTGAAATTGGGAGCTGTTCTCCGCCATTTTTGCTACACAGTTGTAGCTCTACATGGATGTTTGCAGACCGAAATTCAg GCGCCTAAATCTGTACGAGCCCTATTCAAAGACCCTTGCATTCGACTTGCAGGGGAAGTGGCAAAAGTACTAATGGAACTTGCCGATAGCATAAGAAAACGCTGCCATTGCTCTCCGGAGATACTTTCCGATCATCTTCAGGAAGCCTTAAAAGACCTCAATACTGCTATAACTTCCCAACCAAGGCTCTTCTTTGGCTCCAAAATTAATCAAGACTCCAACATGCTTGCCATAGCTGCAGCTGCATATGCAAGCCAAGAACACCAAAAAGACTCCAGAGTTTCATTACCGAGTGTAAAAACTTACCCTTCTACATTGCTTGAAAGGAAAAACAGAAGGGTTTCTAAGCAGTCAAAGGAGGCAGAGTGGAAGCTCTTAAAGCGACTGTCGAGTAAGATTGCCATAACTAGCCTTGAGTTCTCGGAAGCACTTCCTTTTGCTGCTTTTGCTTCTTTGCTTGTAGAGATGGTGGCAAAACTCGATCACATTATCGAGGAAGTTGAAGAATTGGGGAGGAAAGCATGCTTCAAAGAGTACAAACATGGTGATCAGATTTTTGTCGTGACTTCTGAGAGACCACAAATCATTGTTGATCAGAACAATTTTCCATCTCATGGG gaAGTACAATTAGAGAATGAGTATGCTGAAATTAGAGCAGAGAAGGAGGCTTCTAAATTAAGTGCATCAGAGTCTGTCACAACATGTTTGGAGGTTGAAAAGAGGGAGAGGAAGTTCATGAAGAAGCTTTTGGcatgggaaaaacaaaaaactaagtTGCAGGAGGAGATTGCTGACGAGAAACAGAAGATTAAGGAATTGCAACAACTTCTGGTTCGGATCACACTGGCTCAGAAAGAAGTTGAG TTAAAGTGGAGGCAGGAGCTGAAGGTCAAAGAGCTAGCCTTGGCTCAAGTGGAGGAGGAACGTCACAGCAAGGAAGCTGCTGAGGCCAGTAACAAACGAAAGCTCGAGGCTTTGCGCCTAAAGATAGAGATAGACTTCCAGCGGCACAAGGATGATCTTCAAAGACTTGAGCAAGAACTTTCACGTCTTAAAGCATCTGCTCTGACTACGGAATCGCATTACCCATTGAATATGATATCCTCGGCATACAATGAGGGAGCAAAACCAAGAGGAGAAACGATGGCTAAGCTGCTTCATGACATCTATGGTCGGGAAGATTCCTCAGATAAAGAAGCCAACTGTGATAGGAAATGCATGATTTGCATGAAAGATGAAGTTTCTGTTGTTTTCTTGCCGTGTGCTCACCAAGTTCTATGTGCTAACTGCAGTGTGGGTTATGATAAAAAGGGTAATGCTACTTGTCCCTGCTGCAGGGTTCCAATTGAACAAAGAATCCGTGTTTACGGTGCAAGTTCATAG
- the LOC121237073 gene encoding MND1-interacting protein 1-like — protein sequence MGCTLREKHIRANRRLRSVKPEFGPCAHLDRESISKSVFDSGLKSGKYRLDHLGLKESIQNPDSDDPDSDDNGWGYCTEEQIEDFLLKNLEFLYNEAISKLVALGYDEDVALKAILRNGHWYGGMDVLTNIMHNSLAYLTGSGGGDRGNGGGGGGGENASGNGVSDNSEPLFTDLKQLEEYSLAGMVCLLQQVRPNLSKGDAMWCLLMSELHVGRASSIEIPVLPSNMGSKGLGNSPAVSSSVESVSDRGVVAPALCRFHGGWGFGNGGRSEFPVVGFSSCGTEVTLQRDIECPKKFTLSPSMKSLLKRNVAMFAAGFRANSKQLQPLSQACPSASFHGDAHVVLGEADQSEESLGLKNQEVVSSVLSKFRDLKLDESWDSVAEDQKDEMIVNLLRQVKDLKQQVMDRKEWAHQKAMQAARKLCHDLTELKMLRMEREETQRLKKGKQTLEDTTMRRLSEMENALRKASGQVDRANAAVRRLETENAEIRAEKEASKLNASESVTTCLEVEKRERKFMKKLLAWEKQKTKLQEEIADEKQKIKELQQLLVRITLAQKEVELKWRQELKVKELALAQVEEERHSKEAAEASNKRKLEALRLKIEIDFQRHKDDLQRLEQELSRLKASAQTTESHYPLNMISTAYNEGAKPRGETMAKLLHDIYGREDSSDKEANCDRKCMICVKGEVSVVFLPCAHQVLCANCSEGYDKKGNATCPCCRVPIEQRIRVYGASS from the exons ATGGGTTGCACTCTAAGAGAGAAGCACATCCGAGCGAATCGGAGGCTCCGATCGGTGAAACCCGAATTCGGTCCATGTGCTCACTTGGACAGAGAATCAATCTCCAAATCCGTATTTGATTCGGGTCTCAAATCCGGGAAATACCGCCTGGATCATCTGGGTCTCAAGGAGTCGATCCAAAACCCTGATTCTGATGACCCTGATTCCGACGATAACGGGTGGGGTTACTGCACCGAGGAACAGATAGAAGATTTTCTGTTGAAAAACTTGGAATTCTTGTACAATGAAGCTATATCTAAGCTTGTTGCATTGGGGTATGACGAGGATGTCGCCCTAAAGGCGATATTGCGAAACGGGCATTGGTATGGAGGCATGGATGTGTTGACAAACATTATGCATAACTCATTGGCTTATTTGACTGGTAGTGGTGGCGGTGATCGTggtaatggtggtggtggtggtggtggtgagaaTGCTAGTGGTAATGGGGTTTCCGATAATTCTGAGCCCTTATTCACGGATTTGAAGCAGTTGGAGGAGTACTCGCTCGCAGGTATGGTGTGTTTGTTACAACAGGTTAGACCAAATTTAAGCAAGGGTGATGCAATGTGGTGCTTGCTTATGAGTGAACTTCATGTGGGTCGAGCAAGTAGTATTGAAATCCCGGTGCTCCCTTCGAATATGGGAAGTAAGGGTCTTGGTAATAGTCCTGCTGTGTCTAGTAGTGTAGAGAGTGTTAGTGATCGTGGTGTTGTGGCCCCGGCACTTTGTAGGTTTCATGGTGGGTGGGGTTTTGGGAATGGGGGAAGGTCGGAGTTTCCGGTTGTTGGGTTTTCCTCATGTGGAACAGAAGTGACTTTGCAGAGAGATATTGAATGCCCAAAGAAGTTTACTCTTTCTCCTTCAATGAAGTCATTGTTAAAAAGGAATGTTGCAATGTTTGCTGCTGGTTTCCGAGCCAACTCAAAACAGCTGCAGCCACTGTCCCAAGCTTGCCCAAGTGCTTCATTCCACGGGGATGCTCATGTTGTGTTGGGGGAAGCTGATCAGAGTGAGGAATCTTTGGGTTTGAAGAACCAAGAGGTTGTGAGCTCGGTTTTGAGTAAATTTCGCGATTTGAAACTTGATGAGAGCTGGGATTCTGTGGCAGAAGATCAAAAGGATGAGATGATTGTAAATCTACTTCGTCAGGTTAAGGATCTCAAGCAACAAGTGATGGACCGGAAGGAGTGGGCGCATCAGAAGGCAATGCAAGCTGCAAGAAAGCTTTGTCATGATCTGACTGAGCTTAAGATGTTGAGAATGGAAAGGGAGGAGACTCAAAGGCTGAAGAAAGGGAAACAGACTCTCGAGGACACAACCATGAGGAGACTCTCAGAGATGGAGAATGCATTGCGAAAAGCCAGTGGTCAAGTGGACAGGGCAAATGCGGCTGTGAGACGACTAGAGACTGAGAATGCTGAAATTAGAGCAGAGAAGGAGGCTTCTAAATTAAATGCATCAGAGTCTGTCACAACATGTTTGGAGGTTGAAAAGAGGGAGAGGAAGTTCATGAAGAAGCTTTTGGcatgggaaaaacaaaaaactaagtTGCAGGAGGAGATTGCTGACGAGAAACAGAAGATTAAGGAATTGCAACAACTTCTGGTTCGGATCACACTGGCTCAGAAAGAAGTTGAG TTAAAGTGGAGGCAGGAGCTGAAGGTCAAAGAGCTAGCCTTGGCTCAAGTGGAGGAGGAACGTCACAGCAAGGAAGCTGCTGAGGCCAGTAACAAACGAAAGCTCGAGGCTTTGCGCCTAAAGATAGAGATAGACTTCCAGCGGCACAAGGATGATCTTCAAAGACTTGAGCAAGAACTTTCACGTCTTAAAGCATCTGCTCAGACTACGGAATCGCATTACCCATTGAATATGATATCCACGGCATACAATGAGGGAGCAAAACCAAGAGGAGAAACGATGGCTAAGCTGCTTCATGACATCTATGGTCGGGAAGATTCCTCAGATAAAGAAGCCAACTGTGATAGGAAATGCATGATTTGCGTGAAAGGTGAAGTTTCTGTTGTTTTCTTGCCGTGTGCTCACCAAGTTCTATGTGCTAACTGCAGTGAGGGTTATGATAAAAAGGGTAATGCTACTTGTCCCTGCTGCAGGGTTCCAATTGAACAAAGAATCCGTGTTTACGGTGCAAGTTCATAG
- the LOC121237074 gene encoding protein LOL1-like has translation MPVPLAPYPTPPAPYTPPANGAQSHLVCSGCQNLLLYPVGAMSVCCAVCHAVTAVPPPGTEMAQLVCGGCHTLLMFIRGATSVQCSCCHTVNLAMEANQVAHVNCCNCRMLLMYQYGARTVKCAVCNFVTSVGASASTSAEQKLNN, from the exons ATGCCAGTTCCGCTTGCTCCATATCCGACACCTCCAGCGCCATATACACCACCTGCAAATG GTGCACAGAGCCATCTTGTGTGCTCTGGATGTCAAAACCTTTTACTTTACCCTGTTGGAGCAATGTCTGTTTGCTGTGCTGTTTGCCACGCAGTCACAGCTGTGCCACCTCCAG GCACAGAAATGGCCCAGTTGGTTTGTGGCGGCTGTCACACCTTGCTCATGTTCATCCGTGGAGCAACAAGCGTCCAATGCTCTTGCTGTCACACAGTCAATCTAGCCATGGAAG CAAACCAGGTGGCGCACGTCAATTGTTGCAACTGCAGGATGCTATTGATGTACCAATATGGAGCCCGAACCGTGAAATGTGCAGTCTGCAATTTTGTGACATCAGTTGGG GCCTCAGCAAGCACGAGTGCTGAACAGAAGTTGAACAATTAA